The Falco peregrinus isolate bFalPer1 chromosome 9, bFalPer1.pri, whole genome shotgun sequence genome includes a window with the following:
- the SVIP gene encoding small VCP/p97-interacting protein — MGLCLPCMGGAVKDVVETPDPEIKRRQLAEAAEKRQMEASSRGIKNAYSVEQKKKKQEEMEKRIAASGSGGEGGLRWQVG, encoded by the exons atggggctgtgcctgccctgcaTGGGGGGCGCCGTCAAGGACGTGGTGGAGACGCCCGACCCG GAAATAAAGAGGAGACAGCtggcagaagctgctgaaaaGAGGCAGATGGAG GCTTCCTCTCGAGGTATTAAGAACGCTTACTCTgtagagcaaaagaaaaagaaacaggaagaaatggaaaaaagaattgCGGCTTCGGGttctggaggagaaggaggactgAGA tggcAGGTTGGATAA